One Triticum dicoccoides isolate Atlit2015 ecotype Zavitan chromosome 5B, WEW_v2.0, whole genome shotgun sequence genomic window carries:
- the LOC119310409 gene encoding GDSL esterase/lipase At5g55050-like — MAFMAVATAASVPAVYVFGDSLADVGNNNHLLTVLKADFSHNGMDYPGGVATGRFSNGKNSADFLADKLGLATSPPYLALSSSSNANYVNGVSFASGGAGVSNGTNTELCLTFDKQIEYYSGVYASLARSLGQTQATTHLAKSIFAITIGSNDIIHYARANAAATPSQQQQYVDTLIQSLSGQLQSLYNLGARKVLFLGTGPVGCTPSLREMSSAKVCSAVANAMAVQYNKAAEGVLSGMATQHPDLHYALFDSSAALLRYINQPAEYGFVEAKAACCGLGDMNAKIACTPLSSYCANRSDHVFWDFYHPTEATARMLTATAFDGSAPFIFPINVKQLSAI; from the exons ATGGCTTTCATGGCCGTGGCAACGGCAGCGTCCGTGCCGGCAGTGTACGTGTTCGGCGACTCGCTGGCCGACGTCGGAAACAACAACCACCTGCTGACGGTGCTCAAGGCGGATTTCTCGCACAACGGCATGGACTACCCGGGCGGGGTGGCCACCGGCCGCTTCAGCAACGGCAAGAACTCCGCCGACTTCCTAG CTGACAAGCTCGGGCTGGCGACCTCGCCACCGTACCTGGCCTTGTCCTCAAGCAGCAACGCCAACTACGTCAACGGCGTCAGCTTCGCTTCCGGCGGCGCAGGGGTCTCCAACGGCACAAACACGGAACTGTGCCTCACCTTCGACAAGCAGATCGAGTACTACTCCGGCGTGTACGCGTCCCTGGCGCGCAGCCTTGGCCAGACCCAGGCCACAACCCACCTGGCCAAGTCCATCTTCGCCATCACCATCGGCAGCAACGACATCATCCACTACGCCAGGGCCAACGCCGCCGCCACACCCTCCCAGCAGCAGCAGTACGTCGACACGCTCATCCAGTCCCTCTCGGGCCAGCTGCAGAGCCTCTACAACCTCGGCGCACGCAAGGTGCTGTTCCTCGGCACGGGGCCCGTGGGATGCACCCCGTCGCTGCGGGAGATGAGCTCCGCCAAGGTCTGCAGCGCCGTGGCCAACGCCATGGCCGTGCAGTACAACAAGGCGGCCGAGGGCGTGCTGAGCGGCATGGCCACGCAGCATCCGGACCTGCACTACGCGCTCTTCGACTCCTCTGCCGCGCTGCTCCGGTACATCAACCAGCCGGCGGAGTACGGGTTCGTCGAGGCCAAGGCGGCGTGCTGCGGCTTGGGAGACATGAACGCCAAGATCGCCTGCACCCCGCTCAGCAGCTACTGCGCCAACCGCTCCGACCACGTTTTCTGGGACTTCTACCACCCCACGGAGGCCACCGCGAGGATGCTCACCGCCACCGCCTTCGACGGGTCCGCGCCCTTCATCTTCCCTATCAACGTAAAGCAGCTCAGCGCCATATAG